In the genome of Arachis hypogaea cultivar Tifrunner chromosome 9, arahy.Tifrunner.gnm2.J5K5, whole genome shotgun sequence, the window CAGCCTGGTTATAAAAGGTTGCTTCAACCACAGGATTAAACATGAAATTATGAACAAACGAAATCAGATAATTAATTACTTCACCACAAAAGAGTAGAAAGTGAAATGTTTTAGTCATGTTGAAAACAGATTACTTGGGAAACTTCAATacaaaattttggaaaattttaGCCTGGGTGGGTAAAACAGTTTCAATTGATACGAAAACATGAATCAAATCTAATACAtggtcaaaaataaaataaatcacaaggGGCGACCTTGAATTGCAAAATATTGCCTTCAACttgatgaaataaaaaaatatttaccttAGTCAGTCCATTAGGTCTACTAATATAGAATGGCATGGTTCTTCAGAACATGTTTCCAACATAACTACAAATACGGTATCTTAGTCTCAATTTGTCATGTTTAAAATCACAAATACTTCACCAGTCATTTACGAGTTCAAGAAGTTCATCTGTCCTTGGTAAGTGCATCCATTTATCAAGGTAACATCACTTCATATTTCATTGCGTGATATACAACATTCCCTTGCTCTATATACAAATCATGcatgaacttatcaaagaaggaTAATTTCTATGCAAGATAGTGCATTAGCCTTTGGCACCTCTCAATTATTTTCATAAGAGTGTGCTAGAAATTGGCATTTGTCAGTTGTGTTCATAACCTTTCACAAAGCCTGTTaacaccccccccccccaacaaaaaaaaaaaaaaacttgaaatggACAGCAACCAGAATGACAAAAAGAAAGGTTAAGTTATCCTGAATCTACTTTTATATGAAATGGAGGTATGTGCTCCAAATTCCACAGTAAGACGTGGCTAATAAATTCTTGGTGTATTgactattaaactaaaaaattagaatttattacTCGAGAGGCATGAATAATAGTCAGTACCTTTTTATAGTAGCTTGCTTCCTTCTGTAAACATAATAGATGAACAGGAACAAACAACTGAGCATAATCTTCCCACTAGATATTACAAACTTTGTATTGCCAAACTTCAAATTGATCGCACGAAAGCACCAGAAGCATGGTTCTATTCGCTCAGCTAGTCTTGGAACAATTTTTGAACCGTACTCTCTGTTGTCTGAATCTTTGCCGTTTAAAGATTTATGTGATCCTTCGCATACATTTTGCTCATTAACAGAATAAGCCGCATTGTCACTTGTAGGAGAGGAAACTTGAGAAAATTTTGCACTTTTAGAACAGTGCATTGAGTTTAACCTTCTCCGAAGTCCCTACAAATACAATGGTATAACAGAATTAGGACTGTAGTAAACAGAGATGAAAAACACACCAAGGAAAGGAGAATTGAGATCAATATGTTCAAAAAGAGTTTCCCCCTTCTTTTTATGAAGTTAGAACATATGGTCTaatacatgtttttattttcacCGGAAACCACCACATAAATCTGATTTGTATCTCCACTTCAAATtccaaataataaaagaattaacttTGATAAATACAATAAGATAAATTAATTCTACAGAGGAAAATTAACCTTGATTAATGTTTACCTGTCGGTTTTCCTCAGGCAGTGAAGCATTCTCAACCCAAGAGATTGCAAGATCCACATCTTTTAGAAGTGTGGCAAGAAGTGTGACCGCATAAACCTCGACAACTTCCAAGTATTCATCAATTCCAAGAACTAAGTGCTTGTTATATTTACTTCCGCACTCTTTCTTTGCCTCAGCAATAACAGCAACATATTGTCCATCCCCCAGATTCCATCCATTaagaaattcctccagaaattcTCGAATGCCAGATATAGAACCCTCAGCTATTTGAAAACAAActctggagagagagagagagagagagagagagagagagagagatgagtaTGACTCTGCTTAAGCCGTTGCCATAATCCCAAATTCACATTATAtggaaataagaataaaaaacccTTGTCAGACACTACAAGATTGATACAGACACAAGCACAAAATGTAGAGTCCTGACAAGCTATCTGGGATGTATCTTCACAgtcaacataaaaaataaaaacaatcaaaCAAGATGACTATAAGCTCACCATATCTGGAACGTTAAATTGTAATTATAGAGTAATCAAGATTAGGAGAAAATGCAACAAGTGAAACTAAAGCTTACCCGGTAAGAAGAACTTGAGAAGGGATAGTTTTGACTGAAGTGAAATACGATCGAAGTTGATTGAGAATATCCGGTGCCCTAAAACAGTCCATAGATTCATGAATCATAATTCAGTGATTGCTGATCAAAGACCACAATAGtaaatattatagaaaaaaattaaaaaaaatgttacattaaaaagaaaagaacctaGAAATTTAACCAACTACGAGAGTGGTTATTGAATACCACAAGTGATAGGAATGACTTTCTCTGGTCCCAAATAATTGTGCAGTTTTAATTATGCACACAGATTAAGCAAATGATTTAGAACATCTTTATTAGAGATAAATTTAAGTGAGCATACACAATTACATTTAATCTCTCTCTTTCATTTAATAGGGTTACTAGAAACAGTTAGGATTAGTTTGGATTGGCTattataaaaagatctttttctaATAGACAAAAACTATTTCACATTTGGATAAACttttaaaaagagttttcaaatattaaaaatgtcttttgcttctactttttttaataaaagtactttCCTTAAAAGATGTATCCAAACGAgtttaaaacttaataaaagtACTTCTTTTTATTAAAAGTACTTTTTTAACTCAAATAAACCAATCCAAACTAACACTTAATTAGTGTTGCCCAGTTTTCTAAATGGACACTTATTTGGGACCAAatgaaattttataaataaaaagttatatgGACTCTAGGGAGTATAAAATATTTCAACTAACTATAATTTGTTAAACAGTAACAGCTAGGGGCCTCATCCCACAGTGTACAAGTTACCTGCCAAGTTGATTGAGTGATTGAACCAGGACCATGGCAGCTGATTCCCACATATCCTGCGTTGCAACACCAGAAGAATCGTCTTGCAAGTGCTTCAAAATGGAGATAGCTATCGAAGTGGCTTCTTCATACATGGAGCAAACAAGGTAGCTGCAGTGCAAAAACACATGGATATGTAAATAAGTAGTTGTTTACAAAACTTCTATTTTTCAATGATATCCCAATTCATGATGTTATCTATTCAATGGAGTAGAAGAGTTAACTTTGAAACATGAGTCTGTGGGTAGAATCCCAATTTGCAATaagaaagaaaagcatagtatATATTACCTCTCAGAAACCTCAATTTGTTTCCATATGATTTTGTCAGCACTGGCGTCAGTTGTAATTGACATAGTCGCAGTATTCATTCTCTTAGCTTCAGAGACACAAACAAGAGCACAGAGGATgtctgaaaattaaaaaaaaaaaaaaaagaaggaagaacaaAATCATGacctatatttatatttattgaaaACATCTAATTTACCCTTTCCAACTTTGGGTCATTTGCACTTTGGTCCTCAGACTTTTAAGAACGTGCAATACAACCCCTAAAACTTCCTAAACTGTTTATgatcctttaatttatttatttttcaaataatttgaaAATTGCTATATAGGGATAGAAAAACAACCAGGCCTATTCAACAAATGTAATTATAATATTAGGCATAAGCCACCAAGAGCATGCTACCACTCAGTTCACTCCAAGAGCACTCTCCACCACAAACAAGTAATACACCATACCAACAACATGCTCCTCCCAACTtacaaaaattaacaagaaaaaaagaCGAAACTGATGAAGTAGTAGATGAGTGCTTACCGGAGAAGAGAAGACGAGCGAGCAGCAGAGTCGTTCGCGTGGAGGTTTTGGCCGACCAATGGAACGGAGGTGACGGCGAAGAGAAGACGGCCGAGCAAAAACGTTCGCGACGTCGAGGAGAAGAGCTCCGAGCAGACCTTCGCGACGGCAAGGGGAAGAGGGCCGAGCAGCAGAGACGTTCGGCGGCAACGACGGCACCCTCGGGTCGATGACGAGGACAGAGACGACGAGTTCAGGGCGGCCGGCGACGACGAGGATAGAGATGGCGACGCCAACAGTAGTTCCGAATCGACCTTCTGGCGACGCGAGGAGAAGAGCAGACCTTCGAGAGGCGAGGATGGCAACCGCTGGTTGTCACCGCCGGCGCCGATAGTGGTGGGGGCTAATGAAACGTGTTTTGGGAGATGGTGACTGGTTGGCTTTGCTCtgatagggtttagggttggcTTTGGTGCGTTTGTGAGAGATAGAAGGGAGCGGGGTGCTTTGCTCTGTTGTTGGTTTTCTTTGGGATCAAAACGGCGACATTTCGAAGGGTAGAATAGCGAACCGGAATGTTTAAAAACCAAGCCGGTTCTATCAGTTTACCGGTTAATTTTCAGTTCAACCGGTTTTTTGCATGACGGTTTTGGACATCAAATGAACCTGTTAGAAGATTGGTTTTCGATTAATCCAATTGAACCGATCGAACCAgtctaattttcaaaatattgcataatataaaaacttaatttagtCTCTATCTCTCAAATAAAGTATTCTGGATATATTATTTGTGTGTTTCTTAAGATATACATGCAGAAATATATACATTAAagacataaatataataaaattttcatcCTCAACGTttaaaaacgctttaaaatcatcctttcccGAATTTTTGGACCATAATAtccttaactattaataaaaattaaaaataatattaaaaaaaaccaCCCCCACCCCATTTCTTCGTCTCTCTCCTCCCCCCCCCCCAATTTCTTCGTCTCTCTCTCCATCACCCCCAACCCGCCGCCGCCCCGCGTCCAGCCCGCAGCCGCCCCGCATCCAGCTCGTCGCAACCCAGCGTCCAGCCCGTGCCGCCCCGCGTCCAGCCCGCCGCCGCCCCTGCTTTTGCTTTCTGCCTTCtacttcttcttattctttttcttcttcttctatgaaCTGAAATCTAATGaaatctgatgatgatgatgatgaaatctgttgttgttgctgatgaaatctgatgatgatgatgatgatgatgaccatgaagAGAGGGCATGAGGAAGGGGTTGGGAGGGGGGTTACGGTAGGAGGGAAGGAGAGACGGGGAAGGGGAGGaggagggggaaggggagaccgagggtggggtggggtgggggtggggcCAGGGGTGGGGGAGGCGAGAAGGGGAGGAAGGAAGGGATGGGGGAGGGGGAGGAGAcggggggtgggggtggggtgggCGAGGGGAGGGGAGGGCGGGAAGTGGAGGAGGAGGGGGAAGGGGAGATCGAgggtggggtgggggtgggggcaGGGGAGGAGGAGGGGAGGGTGGGAAGTGGAGGAGGAGGGGGGAAGGGTAGAGGGAGGGGGGTTACGGTGAgggagggtggtggtggtggtggtggtggtggtggtaggagaatgatgatgatgagggtattttggtccaaaaattcggaaaaggatgattttaaagcgtttttaaacgttgaggatgattttaataaaaaaaagatcggagacgattttgatttcgaccccagaccttggggacgaaaaaagtacttatcgctaaaatttaaatataataggacacaaatcttttaatttatttactaattaagcTCATAccaaaatatacaaataataaattattaaaatatcataTTACTTTCTTAAAAAATTACCACTCATAGTAGAATTAAACTAAATTAGTCATTCCAATCAAAGTAACTAAAAATTGATCACTCGGTCAGTCCAGTTCACATAAAATATCTTTTGACAACAAAtatgctaaaaaataaaaaatatatatatgctaaAGGACTGGTTAACTGATTAAACCAATATAATTTTTAGCGATTAACcggtttaatataataaaatataaaaaaaacattttttagaaaaagatatatttatatataaatatattattttattatatctagtTCAAATTCGATTGAATCTTGgttgaatttttaaacttttgaacCTCTAACTCTATCGAATCGATTTTCAGAATCTTGTTACCACCATCAACACTTTGAGACCACTATCTCAACCaaacattataaaaaattttaacctAATAACAAATTCaatctaaccaatcaacacaCGATCACTTTAACAAAACTTAAatcaaaattgaaataattaaaaaataacattatacaaaataaaaaataaccagAAAGAGATTTGGCGATGTAAGAGGTAAATGTGGAGGAAGATATCAAAGGAAAAGAGAGGCAGATGACAAAGAAAAAGGAAGGCGGATTTGTAATAGAGCTGTAGGCGGAAGAAGGAGAGATCGAGGAAAAAGAGGCACGAATCTAGAAGCGCATAATGTAAACTTGATAGATGCGACGAGAAGCATGGCAATTACAGCAAAGGCAACAAAGGTAGCAAAGGAACAGTCATGAAGGGAACAAAAAGAGGGAGGGAGGGGGAAAGGGAGGAAGGAAGGAAGGAGAAAAGATAACGGTGGTTTGGATGGCAGAAAAGGATGAGAACTAGTATAACGATCCGATTTTCAGTACGTCATGATCACACTGAAAATCAAGCGCTACTCACTTGCTTCCTTAAAACTTAACTAGTAATTAATATGAAGCTGTAACACACATTGTAAGAACCGGCGTTTTTacgaataaaattatttaaatgtcCAAATTAAATTCCGGAAagttaggatgagaatttggggatttaaatatgatttttgaactcAGTAGGTccttctgagtcagaaaatgtgttttttttttgcgaaaaaccgtaaaaaaccgtgAACCGGTaatcgaaccggttgaaccggttcaagtctgcccggtactgTGCGAGAAACAGTGAGAACGGTCAAACCTCTTAGGaatatattagaaatagaaaaccGGATGTTAGTGTTAAAGATTTGGCCCAAGTTAGGCCGAACGGGTTAAAAACGCTAGCAAGTTgaaccggacccaagttgggcccaagtccaacatacaTAAGGGCTCATTAATGAACCCATTCAtcattaaacacacacacacacttcagaaatggagaggagaagagaaagaatAAGAAATACTATTCACCCCCTCTCTTCTTTTCGCAATATCTTAAGCTACAGAGCTtcgatcgctgcaccgtttgcggctacgcgttccttaggacgagctctacaaaacccacccaaAAAAGTAGTAAGGTAACCACGAAATCTTTTCTGTTCCTCCCTTCAAAGTTTCAAAAATCTAGGGTTTTGGGTTAagtgagattttgtgattttggaagtttaggtttgctctaatccttgcttagccttggatTTTGGCCATCAAATATGTTGGGAGAGGTAAGAGATACTAAACCCttgtgaaatttgatttatgttatgtcctaggttgatttgtggtgatttatatgtgtatagtttgattattgtataATTTGGAGCTTTTGGAGCTTATTTGTGCTTGTTggagtggaattgaaagcttAGTTTGGAGTTGAGAGCTTGCTGTGCTCATTTGCGGGTTAAAGGCATattgaaaatcggccaaggtatgatttcggtttcctctatgtagtatataatattcatggacacttaggctagtgacccataggataggtttgaaattAAATGGTTGTTGAGTTGTTAAATGATGGTATGTGGTGATTTATAAGGAATTAATaatttttgagtttgattaagaTGAACGATGGTAATAtgataatgatggttgattgtgTAAATTGAAAAGTCATGGTGATGATATAAGTGATGTTGAAATTGAGGATTTGGTAGTGTGGTTGTGAAAATGTGAtatattgatgttgatgttgaagaTGATGAGATGTGAGTAGAAATGTGGTAAGTTTGGTGTAATGTGATATAAAGGGTGATATTTGATGAAAAATtagagtttggaatggtttggtaTTGTTTTGGTTGGTTTGAGATATGAAAGTTGGAAAATTTGGTAATTTGGGAACTTTTGGTAAAAGTGgatttttagtgaactttgtctgatcataacttttgcttcggttttcaaaatcttatgaaacttgtctagaattaaagatctttgaaaaccctttaaatcgatataaagtttgtgaaattcggaattttgtagagaaagttatgatcattcaaagtttgtggtaaaaatctgaaattctgcaaagttgcagaatttcaggatttttTGATATGCCCGCACGCACAGCCTTCTGTgcacgcacaaccctgcaaaaattctattttgtgcggacgcacagacctgtgcgtacgcacaggcagggGAAAGGGCTCTGGTAGCAGTGCTAGCACAGGTTGAGCGCGTGCACATCAATGAAGAATttcgacctgtgcggacgcacagccctgtgtgctcgcacaagtcgggaagggaCGTCTGTTAGGGGCGCTCGCACAGCTTGTGCAAGTGAACAGACTCTATAAATTTTAGTACCTGTATGTACGTAcaaccctgtgcgtacgcacactttcaaaatcttcctgtgtacgcacgcacacccctgtgcggacgcacacgacctgttttataatttaaaatttgttttcaactatttcaccttctcaACAAGgctgtaagcttctataacaccattttaaggcttttggggcttattttgggtaataaatatGGGGATGATCCTAGGAGAGTTTGAGTTGGAATTATTTGAAAGGGTTAGAGGAcgaaggcttaggtttctggtgtactgaagATGGGTTTGGTAGAGTGTGAAGGGAGAAAGATGTATGAATCCGAGATTTTGACGAA includes:
- the LOC112710453 gene encoding protein APEM9 → MNTATMSITTDASADKIIWKQIEVSESYLVCSMYEEATSIAISILKHLQDDSSGVATQDMWESAAMVLVQSLNQLGRAPDILNQLRSYFTSVKTIPSQVLLTGVCFQIAEGSISGIREFLEEFLNGWNLGDGQYVAVIAEAKKECGSKYNKHLVLGIDEYLEVVEVYAVTLLATLLKDVDLAISWVENASLPEENRQGLRRRLNSMHCSKSAKFSQVSSPTSDNAAYSVNEQNVCEGSHKSLNGKDSDNREYGSKIVPRLAERIEPCFWCFRAINLKFGNTKFVISSGKIMLSCLFLFIYYVYRRKQATIKRMVRTQVTAMKRALVDLWQLAFSYEVNPLAAVQPIAAAANQGR